One part of the Lachnospiraceae bacterium JLR.KK002 genome encodes these proteins:
- the miaA gene encoding tRNA (adenosine(37)-N6)-dimethylallyltransferase MiaA: MKNPLIILTGPTAVGKTDLSIALAHQIGGSVISADSMQVYRHMDIGSAKIRKEEMQGIPHYLVDILEPDEEFHVVRFQEYARQCMEEIQAEGRLPIVVGGTGFYIQALLYDIDFSQEPEDRNYRSRLEQTAREQGGHVLHEMLAQVDAESAQAIHENNVKRVIRALEFYHLSGKKISEHNEEERRRKSPYQFCYFVLNDERERLYRRIEQRVDLMLEEGLVEEVQNLQKMGYNKHMVSMQGLGYKEILDYLEGDCTLEEAVYRIKRDTRHFAKRQLTWFRRERQVTWIQKQEFDYDNDKILTFMTQELKKKQII, from the coding sequence ATGAAAAATCCATTGATTATATTAACGGGCCCTACTGCAGTGGGAAAAACAGATTTGTCCATTGCCCTGGCTCATCAGATCGGCGGTTCTGTGATTTCCGCCGATTCCATGCAGGTATACCGCCATATGGACATTGGTTCCGCCAAAATCAGGAAAGAAGAAATGCAGGGAATTCCCCACTATCTGGTGGATATTCTGGAGCCGGACGAGGAATTTCATGTGGTGCGGTTTCAGGAATATGCCAGGCAGTGTATGGAGGAAATTCAGGCAGAAGGAAGACTGCCCATTGTGGTGGGAGGCACGGGATTTTATATTCAGGCACTGCTGTATGACATTGATTTCAGCCAGGAGCCGGAGGACAGAAATTACCGCAGCAGGCTGGAGCAGACAGCCAGGGAACAGGGTGGCCATGTGCTTCATGAAATGCTGGCCCAGGTGGATGCAGAATCCGCCCAGGCCATTCATGAAAACAACGTGAAACGCGTCATTCGGGCGCTGGAATTTTATCATCTGTCCGGAAAAAAGATATCAGAGCACAACGAAGAGGAACGCCGGCGCAAATCCCCGTATCAGTTTTGCTATTTCGTCTTAAATGATGAGAGGGAAAGACTTTACCGGCGGATAGAACAGCGGGTGGACCTTATGCTGGAAGAAGGGCTGGTGGAAGAAGTACAAAATCTGCAAAAGATGGGATACAATAAACATATGGTATCCATGCAGGGCCTGGGCTATAAAGAAATCCTGGATTATCTGGAAGGGGACTGCACGCTGGAAGAAGCCGTATACCGCATCAAACGGGATACAAGGCATTTTGCCAAACGCCAGCTCACCTGGTTTCGGCGGGAGCGTCAGGTTACCTGGATTCAGAAACAGGAGTTTGACTATGATAATGATAAAATTTTAACATTTATGACACAAGAACTGAAAAAGAAACAGATTATTTAA
- a CDS encoding NAD(P)/FAD-dependent oxidoreductase — protein MNRQFDIIIVGAGASGLAAGIHGAEHGAQVLILEHMDKAGKKLLATGNGKCNFTNEKQGIAYYRGKDPAFVLPVLEQFGLKETLEFFRKLGILPRNKRDGYYYPASGQAASVREVLLIECRRRKVAIACNVGIRSIQKQGGFFLFRTKQGEYRSRACIIATGGKAGRKTGSDGSGFPYIIGFGHKLTDIVPALVQLQGKQSFLKEIAGIRAECLTELYINHKKAAEDLGELQFTETGVSGIPVFQISRYAAYALQQEKQVMVNLNFLPDYSEKQTKELLRERFFIYGEGKTAQEALTGLFPAKLNRVLLKESGIGPDEKASGCGKQKLDRLAFSIRHLRVDITGTKGFDQAQVTAGGVDTGEIHPETMESRLVPGLFFAGEVMDVDGMCGGYNLQWAWSSGYAAGKSAAEYCKRNTRNINRRKQNREKA, from the coding sequence ATGAACAGACAATTTGACATCATTATTGTGGGCGCCGGCGCGTCGGGGCTTGCCGCAGGAATCCACGGGGCAGAACATGGCGCGCAGGTTCTGATTCTGGAGCATATGGACAAGGCCGGGAAAAAACTTCTGGCCACGGGAAACGGAAAATGTAATTTTACCAATGAAAAGCAGGGGATTGCATATTACAGAGGCAAGGACCCTGCCTTTGTATTGCCTGTGCTGGAACAGTTCGGCCTGAAAGAAACTCTGGAATTTTTCCGGAAGCTGGGTATTTTGCCCAGAAACAAACGGGACGGTTATTACTATCCGGCCAGCGGGCAGGCCGCTTCCGTCCGGGAAGTGCTGCTGATAGAATGCCGGAGACGGAAGGTTGCCATTGCCTGCAATGTGGGAATCCGCTCCATTCAAAAGCAGGGGGGATTTTTTCTGTTCCGGACGAAACAGGGGGAATATCGAAGCAGAGCCTGTATCATTGCCACCGGAGGAAAAGCTGGCAGAAAAACGGGAAGCGACGGAAGCGGATTTCCATATATTATTGGATTTGGCCATAAATTGACAGATATTGTTCCTGCTCTTGTTCAATTGCAGGGAAAACAGTCATTTTTGAAAGAAATTGCAGGAATTCGTGCAGAATGTCTGACAGAACTTTACATAAATCATAAGAAAGCTGCGGAAGACCTGGGAGAACTGCAGTTTACGGAAACAGGGGTATCAGGAATCCCTGTATTTCAGATTAGCCGGTATGCTGCCTACGCTCTTCAGCAGGAAAAACAGGTAATGGTCAATCTGAATTTCCTGCCGGATTATTCGGAAAAACAGACAAAAGAACTGCTGCGGGAGCGTTTTTTTATCTATGGAGAGGGGAAAACGGCACAGGAAGCCCTGACAGGCCTGTTTCCTGCAAAACTCAACAGGGTGTTGCTGAAAGAAAGCGGTATCGGGCCGGATGAAAAAGCCTCCGGATGCGGGAAACAGAAGCTGGACCGCCTGGCCTTTTCCATCCGGCATCTCAGAGTAGATATTACCGGAACAAAAGGTTTTGACCAGGCTCAGGTGACAGCAGGCGGAGTGGATACCGGGGAAATTCATCCGGAAACCATGGAATCCAGACTGGTTCCCGGACTTTTTTTTGCGGGAGAAGTGATGGACGTGGACGGTATGTGCGGCGGTTACAATCTTCAGTGGGCATGGTCCAGCGGATATGCGGCGGGAAAATCCGCGGCAGAATACTGTAAAAGGAATACCCGGAACATAAATCGCAGGAAGCAGAACAGGGAGAAAGCATGA
- the mutS gene encoding DNA mismatch repair protein MutS encodes MMQQYMETKKDYPDCILFYRLGDFYEMFFEDAKTASKELEITLTGKNCGQEEKAPMCGVPYHSVESYLNKLVSKGYKVAICEQVEDPKMSRGLVRREVVRIVTPGTNLDTQALDETKNNYIMCIVYMEDRYGVSIADVTTGDYYVTEVDQEQKLLDEIHKFVPSEIICNEAFYMTGMDFEDLKQRLGIAVYDLDSWYFSDETARTTLLEHFKMSDIQGLGIKDYECGTIAAGALLKYLYETQKNNLANMTSLQLYITGKYMIIDSSTRRNLELVETLREKQKRGSLLWVLDKTKTAMGARMLRKYVEQPLIDRKEMERRLDAVEDFNRNAMVREEIREYLNPIYDLERLISRVTYQTANPRDLTAFKTSLEMLPHIQVLLREFQAPLLQEICSELDNLEDIYQLIESSILDDPPISIRDGGIIKEKYDEEIDKLRQAKTEGKTWLMELETREREKTGIRNLRIKYNKIFGYYLEVTNSYQNLVPDYYTRKQTLANAERYITAELKELEDIILGAEDKLVTLEYEMFRTIRDKIAGEVLRIQQTARAVAKTDVLASLSLVAERNHYCRPSINENGVIDIKNGRHPVVEQMINNDMFIANDTYLDNSKKRISIITGPNMAGKSTYMRQTALIVLMAQIGSFVPAEHARIGIVDRIFTRVGASDDLASGQSTFMVEMTEVANILRNATSKSLLVLDEIGRGTSTFDGLSIAWAVVEHISNPKLLGARTLFATHYHELTELEGKLNNVNNYCIAVKEQGDDVVFLRKIVPGGADKSYGIQVAKLAGVPESVIERARAISEELSAHDIAELTGSIITERSVHRKKPEKLDEVDLTQMSLFDTVKDDDIIQELTELDLGNLTPIDALNKLYQLQNKIKNRW; translated from the coding sequence ATGATGCAGCAATATATGGAAACAAAAAAGGATTATCCGGACTGTATCCTGTTCTACCGGCTGGGTGATTTCTATGAGATGTTCTTTGAGGACGCCAAAACCGCCTCGAAGGAGCTGGAAATTACACTGACCGGGAAAAACTGCGGACAGGAGGAGAAGGCGCCCATGTGCGGCGTGCCCTACCATTCCGTGGAAAGCTATCTGAACAAGCTGGTATCCAAAGGGTACAAGGTGGCCATCTGTGAACAGGTGGAAGACCCGAAAATGTCCAGAGGTCTGGTGCGCCGGGAAGTGGTGCGGATTGTCACACCGGGAACCAATCTGGATACCCAGGCACTGGATGAGACCAAAAATAATTATATTATGTGTATTGTATACATGGAAGACCGCTACGGTGTCTCCATTGCGGATGTTACCACCGGAGATTATTATGTAACGGAGGTGGACCAGGAGCAGAAACTGCTGGATGAAATACATAAATTTGTGCCCTCGGAAATTATCTGCAACGAAGCATTTTACATGACGGGGATGGATTTTGAGGACTTAAAACAGAGGCTGGGCATTGCAGTTTATGATCTGGATTCCTGGTATTTCAGCGATGAAACTGCCAGAACCACGCTGCTGGAACATTTTAAAATGTCGGATATTCAGGGACTGGGTATTAAGGATTATGAGTGCGGAACCATTGCTGCGGGAGCTCTGCTTAAATATTTGTACGAAACCCAGAAAAATAATCTGGCCAATATGACTTCCCTGCAGTTATACATTACCGGAAAATATATGATTATTGACAGTTCTACCAGAAGGAATCTGGAGCTGGTGGAGACGCTGCGGGAAAAGCAGAAACGCGGTTCTCTGCTGTGGGTGCTGGATAAGACAAAAACGGCCATGGGGGCCAGAATGCTCCGCAAATACGTGGAACAGCCTCTGATTGACAGAAAGGAAATGGAACGCCGGCTGGATGCAGTGGAAGATTTTAACCGAAATGCCATGGTGCGGGAAGAAATCCGGGAATATCTGAATCCCATTTATGATCTGGAGCGGTTAATCAGCCGGGTCACCTATCAGACTGCTAATCCGCGGGATTTAACAGCCTTTAAGACTTCGCTGGAAATGCTGCCCCATATCCAGGTGCTGCTCCGGGAATTTCAGGCGCCTCTGCTTCAGGAAATCTGCTCAGAACTGGATAATCTGGAGGATATTTACCAGCTTATTGAATCTTCCATTCTGGACGACCCGCCCATTTCCATCCGGGACGGAGGTATTATCAAAGAGAAATATGATGAAGAAATTGATAAGCTGCGCCAGGCCAAGACGGAAGGCAAGACCTGGCTCATGGAGCTGGAAACCAGGGAGCGTGAGAAGACAGGCATCCGGAATCTCCGGATTAAATACAATAAGATTTTTGGCTATTATCTGGAAGTTACCAATTCCTATCAGAATCTGGTGCCCGATTATTATACCAGAAAACAGACTCTGGCCAATGCGGAGCGCTATATTACTGCAGAACTGAAAGAACTGGAAGACATTATTTTAGGGGCGGAAGACAAGCTGGTGACCCTGGAATATGAAATGTTCCGAACCATCCGTGACAAAATTGCCGGGGAGGTGCTGCGGATTCAGCAGACGGCCAGGGCGGTGGCGAAAACAGACGTGCTGGCTTCTCTTTCTCTGGTGGCGGAGCGAAATCATTACTGCCGTCCATCCATCAATGAAAATGGTGTAATAGATATTAAAAACGGCCGCCATCCGGTGGTGGAACAGATGATAAACAACGATATGTTTATCGCAAATGATACTTATCTGGATAACAGCAAAAAGCGCATTTCCATTATTACCGGCCCAAATATGGCGGGTAAATCCACGTATATGCGTCAGACAGCGCTGATTGTGCTGATGGCTCAGATTGGCAGCTTTGTTCCGGCGGAACATGCCAGAATCGGAATTGTGGACCGAATCTTCACCAGAGTGGGCGCTTCCGACGATCTGGCCAGCGGTCAGAGCACCTTTATGGTGGAAATGACAGAGGTGGCCAATATCCTGAGAAATGCCACCAGTAAAAGCCTTCTGGTACTGGATGAAATCGGCAGAGGAACCAGTACCTTTGACGGGCTGAGCATTGCATGGGCGGTGGTGGAGCATATCAGCAATCCGAAACTGCTGGGAGCCAGAACGCTCTTTGCCACCCATTACCATGAGCTGACAGAGCTGGAAGGGAAACTGAACAATGTCAATAACTACTGTATTGCAGTAAAGGAACAGGGAGACGACGTGGTGTTCCTGCGGAAAATTGTTCCCGGCGGAGCCGATAAAAGTTACGGAATCCAGGTGGCAAAACTGGCCGGTGTACCGGAAAGCGTCATTGAGCGGGCGAGAGCCATTTCCGAGGAATTAAGCGCCCATGACATTGCGGAACTCACCGGTTCCATTATTACGGAACGGAGCGTACACCGGAAAAAGCCGGAAAAACTGGATGAAGTGGATTTGACACAGATGTCTCTCTTTGATACAGTAAAAGACGATGATATTATACAGGAGCTGACAGAACTGGATTTGGGGAATCTGACCCCTATTGACGCCCTGAACAAGCTGTATCAGCTTCAGAATAAAATCAAAAACCGCTGGTAG
- a CDS encoding methionine gamma-lyase family protein has protein sequence MEAIYQKLGIDEKVFLYGQKFERELKERFEEIDRAAEYNQLKVIHAMQSHRVSAECFMGSSGYGYNDMGRDTLEEVYATCFHGEAALVRPQITCGTHALALALMSNLRPGDEILSPVGKPYDTLEEVIGIRPSAGSLAEYGITYRQVDLLPDGAFDLDGIREALNEKTRLVTIQRSKGYQTRPTLSVERIGELISFVKKIRPDVLCMVDNCYGEFVERREPLEVGADMIVGSLIKNPGGGLAPIGGYIVGKKACVDNAAYRLTSPGLGKEVGASLGVIQSFYQGLFLAPTVTASALKSAVFAANIYESLGFPVIPDSRESRHDIIQAVTLKSPEGLIAFCKGIQAAAPVDSHVTPEPWAMPGYDDEVIMAAGAFVQGSSIELSADGPLREPYTAYFQGGLTWYHGKLGILMSLQKLCEAGLVKL, from the coding sequence ATGGAAGCCATCTATCAGAAACTGGGGATTGACGAAAAAGTTTTTCTCTATGGCCAGAAGTTTGAACGGGAATTAAAAGAACGGTTTGAAGAAATTGACAGGGCGGCCGAATATAACCAGTTAAAGGTGATTCATGCCATGCAAAGCCACAGAGTAAGCGCAGAATGCTTTATGGGAAGCAGCGGTTACGGGTATAATGATATGGGAAGGGATACTCTGGAAGAAGTCTATGCCACATGTTTTCACGGAGAGGCCGCACTGGTGCGTCCCCAGATTACCTGCGGCACCCATGCGCTGGCCCTTGCGCTGATGTCCAATCTGCGTCCCGGAGATGAAATCCTCTCCCCGGTGGGGAAACCCTACGATACCCTGGAGGAAGTCATCGGAATCCGCCCTTCCGCAGGCTCGCTGGCGGAGTACGGAATCACTTACCGGCAGGTGGATTTACTTCCGGACGGAGCCTTTGACCTGGATGGAATCCGGGAAGCCCTGAATGAAAAGACCAGACTGGTTACCATTCAGCGTTCCAAAGGTTATCAGACCAGACCCACCTTGTCGGTGGAACGAATCGGGGAACTGATTTCTTTTGTAAAAAAAATCAGACCGGACGTTCTGTGCATGGTGGATAACTGTTACGGGGAATTTGTGGAGCGAAGAGAACCTCTGGAAGTGGGAGCGGATATGATCGTGGGCTCTCTGATTAAAAATCCCGGCGGCGGTCTGGCGCCCATCGGCGGCTATATTGTTGGGAAAAAAGCGTGTGTGGACAATGCCGCTTACCGGCTGACCTCTCCGGGCCTTGGCAAAGAAGTAGGCGCTTCCCTGGGCGTGATTCAGTCTTTTTATCAGGGTCTGTTTCTGGCGCCCACGGTGACAGCCTCAGCCTTAAAAAGCGCCGTTTTTGCCGCTAATATATACGAAAGTCTGGGATTTCCGGTGATTCCCGACAGCAGGGAAAGCCGCCATGATATTATTCAGGCAGTTACCTTAAAATCTCCGGAAGGGCTGATTGCATTCTGCAAAGGCATCCAGGCGGCGGCTCCGGTGGACAGCCATGTGACGCCAGAACCCTGGGCCATGCCGGGGTATGACGACGAGGTGATTATGGCGGCAGGAGCATTCGTGCAGGGTTCCTCCATTGAGCTCAGCGCAGACGGGCCTCTGCGGGAGCCTTATACGGCCTATTTTCAGGGAGGTCTTACCTGGTATCACGGAAAACTGGGTATTTTAATGTCCCTGCAGAAACTCTGTGAGGCAGGACTGGTAAAATTATGA
- a CDS encoding FAD-dependent oxidoreductase, translating to MIRIKQLKLPVSHTEEELIRKIAKLLKIRPEAVQEYQIRKQSVDARRKHQVSYVYTLDVAVRKESAVLRREKSSQISQAGDISYEFPISGTEPLAHPPVIIGSGPAGLFCGWLLAGHGYEPIILERGRKMEERTRDVELFWQENRLQPESNVQFGEGGAGTFSDGKLNTLVKDVKGRNQAVLDIFIQNGAPESIGYQNKPHIGTDILRKVIVSMRRQIEDWGGRFLFETCVTDFQFHRDRLTSLECMREGEKFFLETELAVLAIGHSARDTFEVLQRRGFQMEAKSFAVGLRAEHPQSAINEIQYGAEAAKILPAASYKLTASLENGRGVYSFCMCPGGYVVNASSESGRIAVNGMSYSGRSGENANSAVIVTVTPEDFPNQGPLSGVEFQRRLEETAYHLGSGAVPQQLFGDFEKGNISASYGEFPSAIKGHHDFGPLHQLFPEALKDSFCAGFHQFASYIPGFDRKDAILSGVESRTSSPVRITRNEGFESNKQGVYPCGEGAGYAGGIMSAAMDGMKVAEAIARKYRRKAGGK from the coding sequence ATGATAAGAATTAAACAGTTAAAACTTCCCGTTTCCCATACGGAGGAAGAACTGATACGGAAAATCGCAAAACTGCTGAAAATCAGACCGGAGGCTGTGCAGGAATACCAAATCCGGAAGCAGTCTGTGGACGCCCGCAGGAAACATCAGGTATCTTACGTCTATACTCTGGATGTGGCGGTGCGGAAAGAATCTGCTGTTCTGCGCAGGGAAAAAAGCAGTCAGATTTCTCAGGCAGGAGATATTTCCTATGAATTTCCCATCAGCGGAACAGAGCCGCTGGCTCATCCTCCGGTGATTATCGGCAGCGGCCCGGCGGGGCTGTTCTGCGGCTGGCTGCTGGCCGGACATGGGTACGAGCCCATTATCCTGGAACGGGGCAGAAAGATGGAAGAACGGACCAGAGATGTGGAGCTGTTCTGGCAGGAAAACCGTCTGCAGCCGGAATCCAACGTACAGTTTGGTGAAGGCGGGGCCGGAACTTTTTCAGATGGCAAACTGAACACGCTGGTAAAAGATGTAAAGGGAAGAAATCAGGCGGTGCTGGATATTTTCATCCAAAACGGAGCGCCGGAATCCATTGGGTACCAGAATAAACCTCATATTGGCACAGATATTCTCAGGAAGGTAATTGTATCCATGCGCAGGCAGATAGAAGACTGGGGCGGCAGATTTCTCTTTGAAACATGCGTGACGGATTTTCAGTTTCACCGGGACAGGCTTACTTCTCTGGAGTGTATGAGAGAAGGAGAGAAATTTTTTCTGGAGACAGAACTTGCGGTACTGGCCATTGGCCACAGCGCCAGAGATACCTTTGAAGTGCTGCAGCGCCGGGGATTTCAGATGGAAGCCAAATCTTTTGCCGTAGGGCTTCGGGCAGAGCATCCCCAGTCCGCAATCAATGAAATCCAGTATGGGGCCGAAGCAGCAAAGATTTTGCCTGCCGCTTCCTACAAACTTACGGCCAGTCTGGAAAACGGCAGAGGAGTGTATTCTTTCTGCATGTGCCCCGGCGGTTATGTGGTAAATGCTTCTTCCGAGTCAGGGAGGATTGCAGTCAACGGTATGAGCTACAGCGGCCGGAGCGGAGAAAATGCCAACAGCGCCGTCATTGTGACGGTAACGCCGGAGGATTTCCCGAACCAGGGGCCTCTGAGCGGAGTGGAATTCCAGCGCAGGCTGGAGGAAACAGCATACCATCTGGGCAGCGGTGCGGTGCCTCAGCAGTTATTCGGTGATTTTGAGAAGGGGAACATATCTGCCTCTTACGGAGAATTTCCTTCGGCCATAAAAGGACATCATGATTTCGGCCCCCTTCATCAGCTTTTCCCGGAAGCACTGAAGGATTCTTTCTGTGCAGGATTTCATCAGTTTGCATCATATATTCCGGGATTTGACCGGAAAGACGCCATTTTGTCCGGAGTGGAAAGCAGAACTTCTTCTCCGGTAAGAATTACGAGAAATGAAGGATTTGAGAGCAATAAACAGGGGGTATATCCCTGCGGAGAAGGGGCAGGATATGCAGGAGGCATTATGTCCGCCGCCATGGATGGGATGAAGGTTGCGGAGGCCATCGCCCGCAAATACAGAAGAAAAGCAGGAGGGAAGTAG
- the mutL gene encoding DNA mismatch repair endonuclease MutL, which produces MPKIEVLDQQTIDKIAAGEVVERPSSVVKELVENAIDAGASAVTVEIKEGGISFIRITDNGCGIEKDQVSLAFMRHSTSKIRDVEDLLTVSSLGFRGEALSSIAAVSQVELITKTFSGLSGVRYVTEGGKEKSLEEIGAPEGTTFLVRNLFYNTPARRKFLKTPHTEAGYIGDLMERLALSHPEISFKLIVNNQPKLHTSGNSSLKEIIYHIYGREIASNLIEIHGENEMISVNGYIGKPLISRGNRNFENYFINGRYIRSSLIARSIEEAYQSFVMQHKYPFTVLQISVKGNLLDVNVHPSKMELRFREGEAIYRFLTDLLRDTINQSELVYQVSLEQEREEKARREQEKQKYLQSGRKGPEPFETKRLEAVKRAIQKDSPYEAKYQNRDTGDSRPEQVQEPVIFPQTQTQETAAAKPPEQVRKAASPFIQKEEQEETTAVLPEQTEEPVAVPSGQEQTEEPAAVPSGQEQTEEPVRARKLLDFSSEKEHRIIGQLFDTYWLVEFDSQLYIIDQHAAHEKVLYERMLASLETRDFTSQAMYPPVLLTLNMQEESLLKKYIGYFQKLGYEIEHFGGKEYAVTALPANLFNLNGKELMIEILDSLAGFQGKETPRMITEKIASMSCKGAVKGNQKLSEEEMRALIGELLTLENPYHCPHGRPTIISMSKHELEKKFKRVL; this is translated from the coding sequence ATGCCCAAAATAGAAGTTTTAGACCAGCAGACTATTGATAAAATTGCAGCCGGAGAAGTGGTGGAACGCCCTTCTTCCGTGGTAAAAGAACTGGTGGAAAACGCCATTGACGCCGGAGCCAGCGCTGTTACTGTGGAAATCAAAGAAGGAGGCATTTCCTTTATCCGCATTACAGACAATGGATGCGGTATTGAAAAAGACCAGGTGAGCCTTGCATTTATGCGCCATTCCACCAGTAAAATCCGGGATGTGGAGGATTTGCTCACCGTATCTTCCCTGGGATTTCGGGGCGAGGCCCTGTCCAGCATCGCAGCGGTGTCTCAGGTGGAACTGATTACTAAAACCTTTTCCGGTCTGAGCGGTGTGCGCTATGTGACAGAAGGGGGAAAAGAGAAGTCTCTGGAAGAAATCGGAGCGCCGGAAGGCACCACGTTTCTGGTACGCAATCTCTTTTATAATACCCCTGCCCGCAGAAAGTTTCTGAAAACGCCCCACACAGAAGCAGGCTATATCGGAGATCTGATGGAGCGGCTGGCCTTGTCCCATCCGGAAATTTCTTTCAAGCTGATAGTGAATAACCAGCCGAAGCTCCATACCTCCGGCAATTCCAGTCTGAAAGAAATTATTTACCATATCTATGGTCGGGAGATTGCCTCCAATCTCATTGAGATACACGGGGAAAATGAGATGATTTCCGTGAACGGATATATCGGAAAACCCCTGATATCCAGAGGAAACCGGAATTTTGAAAATTATTTTATCAACGGAAGATATATCAGAAGCAGCCTGATTGCCCGAAGTATTGAGGAAGCCTATCAGTCCTTTGTAATGCAGCATAAATATCCCTTTACGGTTCTTCAGATTTCCGTAAAAGGAAATCTTCTGGATGTAAATGTCCATCCTTCCAAAATGGAACTGCGGTTCCGGGAAGGGGAGGCTATTTACCGGTTTCTGACTGACTTGCTCCGGGATACCATCAATCAGAGCGAGCTGGTGTATCAGGTGAGCCTTGAACAGGAGCGGGAGGAAAAAGCCCGCCGGGAACAGGAGAAACAGAAATATCTTCAGTCCGGCCGGAAAGGGCCGGAGCCTTTTGAGACGAAACGCCTGGAGGCTGTGAAACGCGCCATCCAAAAAGACAGCCCCTATGAGGCGAAATACCAGAACCGGGACACAGGAGATTCAAGGCCGGAACAGGTGCAGGAACCGGTGATTTTTCCACAGACGCAGACGCAGGAAACGGCGGCTGCAAAACCACCGGAGCAGGTACGGAAAGCAGCTTCCCCCTTTATACAGAAGGAAGAACAGGAAGAAACAACAGCAGTTTTGCCAGAACAGACAGAAGAGCCGGTTGCAGTACCTTCCGGACAGGAGCAGACAGAAGAACCGGCTGCGGTACCTTCCGGACAGGAGCAGACAGAAGAACCGGTCAGGGCGCGTAAGCTGCTGGACTTTTCCTCCGAAAAAGAACACAGAATCATCGGACAGCTCTTTGATACTTACTGGCTGGTGGAGTTTGACAGCCAGCTCTATATTATCGACCAGCACGCCGCTCACGAAAAGGTGCTGTATGAGCGTATGCTGGCTTCACTGGAAACCAGGGATTTTACCTCTCAGGCCATGTATCCGCCGGTGCTCCTCACATTGAATATGCAGGAGGAGTCCCTTCTGAAAAAATATATTGGCTATTTTCAGAAGCTGGGCTATGAAATCGAACATTTCGGCGGGAAGGAATATGCTGTGACAGCCCTTCCGGCCAATCTGTTCAATCTGAACGGGAAAGAACTGATGATAGAGATTCTGGACAGTCTGGCCGGATTTCAGGGAAAGGAAACGCCCCGGATGATTACGGAAAAGATTGCTTCCATGTCCTGCAAAGGAGCTGTAAAAGGCAATCAGAAGCTGTCAGAGGAAGAAATGAGGGCGCTGATTGGAGAACTGCTGACACTGGAAAATCCCTATCACTGTCCTCACGGAAGACCTACCATTATCTCCATGTCAAAGCATGAACTGGAAAAGAAATTTAAACGGGTGTTGTAA
- a CDS encoding Uma2 family endonuclease, with the protein MALPAEKNCCTLADYLAWPGTERVELLEGEAVLMAPPARVHQEISGELFRQLANFLEGKKCRVYTAPFAVRLFEGKDDRPEDVKTVVEPDITVVCDGNRLDKYGCKGAPDLVMEILSPSTRRQDRLVKLNLYQQAGVPEYWIVNPEDKTVQVMLSDNGILRLHEDYGQNDVAKVNVLDGCFIELHKVFAE; encoded by the coding sequence ATGGCATTGCCTGCAGAAAAAAACTGCTGCACACTTGCAGATTATCTCGCCTGGCCGGGGACAGAACGGGTGGAACTGTTAGAAGGAGAAGCTGTTCTGATGGCTCCGCCTGCCCGTGTTCATCAGGAAATCAGCGGCGAACTGTTTCGGCAGCTCGCGAACTTTCTGGAAGGAAAAAAGTGCAGGGTCTACACGGCTCCTTTTGCTGTCCGTCTGTTTGAAGGAAAGGATGACAGACCGGAGGATGTAAAAACCGTAGTGGAGCCGGATATCACTGTGGTGTGTGACGGGAACCGGCTGGATAAATACGGCTGTAAAGGGGCGCCGGATCTGGTGATGGAAATCCTGTCTCCCTCTACCCGAAGGCAGGATCGGCTGGTAAAACTGAATCTGTACCAGCAGGCCGGCGTACCGGAATACTGGATTGTAAATCCGGAGGACAAAACCGTTCAGGTAATGCTTTCAGACAACGGAATACTGAGGCTTCATGAAGATTACGGACAGAATGATGTGGCCAAAGTCAATGTTCTGGACGGTTGCTTTATAGAACTCCATAAAGTATTTGCAGAATGA